The region GAGAACACGTTcggagctgctgctgtgttttAAAGACCTGGATATATCATTGAAACCataacaagaagaggctttaagtCTGTACCGCACTAATTGCCATTTTCCTCTGCTGGCTCCATTTAGGAAGCCGGCCTAGCTTGTTGAGTTATTGTCGCAAGCtgatgtttgcacacgttttaatacctcTAAACTTttagtgtcgtttgctaaattatgactcctttggagctatgttggcattttttggattaggtggagggatctagtggggtttggGTATCAAAGGGTTAGGGTGAGggtaatgacaggtgtcatgtcataagaatgacagcgtaatgtcagccttatgtataaaacttcaattaAAGTGTTCCCCATGTCTGTTGGGTAACTGGCACAAGCCTGGAAAACCCTGAGAAACTATTTCTGTTAACCCTGAATGAAAATGCTGGAAACATCCCAACTATttagcttttattgtgaaaagcaTCACAGTTCATTGAGGCTATAACTGCAAAGAATGTTGATATTTATTCACAGTGCTGTGGTGCCATCTAGTGGTTATTTCAGTCCTTACATGTACAGTGTAAAGTATGTGTTATCTGGTTTTTCCATATGTTTCAGAAGTGCCAGTTTCTCCCAGTCCACACGCAGCAATGTGTTTGCGGGGAGCGACTCTGCGGTGCAGAAACTCTCCCACGGTTTCTCCCACTGTCTGAACGGGATGGGGGCCCAGCTACACGGCTTCTACAGCCTCCCCAAGCCGGGCAAACACAAGTTACCCCTGCACGACGACTCCTCTCAGGAGGCCTGCTACGTCCTACCACGAGGTTTCAGCTCTGAGGCGCCCCCCCATAGCGCTCTGGGGGACGCAGAGCTGGAGAATGAGGAGGTTTACTCTTTTAAAACACCCTGTAACGCCCTCGCCACCGCACACAGCAACGAGCGTTCACCTGATAACTACGACCTTCCCACGACGCCTGGTTCCTTTTATCAGATCCCAAGGACATTCGATAAGAATCACAACGCTTTAACGCCCTCCAGCTCAGACTCCACCtccgctcctcctcctcccaggcCCCCTAAACCCAACCAGGGTGAGGGGCTGTGGGGGAGCCCCCCGTCGGCAGGAAGCCAGAACGGAGAGGTGACGTCTACGGTGTCGGTTATTCCACGTAGGAACACACTCCCTGCAGTGGAGAACATCCGGCTTCACAGAGGTACagtaactaaataaaatacacttcaCTGTAGCTTTGGCAGAGGTGACAGtaactcacgttactgtaattcagttgcttttatgggtacttgtactttttttgggtatatttctaaatcagtcattttacttgtactaaagtgcgttttaaaagaagaaagtaattcattacatttctccatccaaccgttactgagtaaattattgtttttttgtcttaaaatgatcaacagacattgtgaaactaccaaaaaattaaatgactagacaacaatcaaatgcgtcacatcattgccgaccaatcagattacacGTGATGTCataatgtttgttttctgagttatttctgtatttttgctgtcattttgtgcattagactctcattttgtgtatttttcatgtcttttatAGTCGtcttgtatgttttatgaattatatttgtgtattttggatttgtttcgttttgtgtgttgttgtttttggatcacaaagtgtggtttttttgtgagctttgggagtcattttgtgtatttgtgtggtcGTTTTGTATACTTCTCTGTTATTTCGTGTATCTTGGCTGTCGTAACATgtattttctgagtaatttgtgagtttttggaatcattttgtgtatttttgctgtttcttTGTATTGTACCAACGTAATGCATGGTGCCAAAACAGCagtgaatggaggttattttctcaattttagagttcataaatgtagctatacttggagtctgataatttttttaaaattttgaatgaaattcattggtgttattttatttaaagaataattgtacattttgacaaaccttagatgcctttgtagaaaacaaattaagtaattgtggtagatttagtctcttccttattatatttatacatgagCAAAcgtgggggggtgaaagtaacgagtaaattttactttgactactatttatttgagatactttttactgtatgacttgtacttgtacttgagtacaatttcaataaagtaacagtttacgcttgagtaggatatagcagtactctttacatctctgaTCTTTGGTCAATAAAGAAATCGATTTAGAAACTTCTGgccaaaaaatgcagaaaacccATCCCTCCAGAGACTGCTTAACTCTGTTTCTCCTGCACTGCTTTTTAATAGAAACTAATGATCCCATTCAGTGCAGAAATAAAAGCTGTTCAAGCACTGCATTCTGCTGCAGGATGCCTCACCCCAGTTTGAGAAGTGATTAAATAGAGACGCAATGCATTTCTTCATATATTCTAGACCACAGATGAGAAactattatcacagcaggggccacaaatatTAAAcaggggccacattattaacatgcATGTCAGCATTTTCAGATtcatgaccaatctgagcattaataaaggacaaaacaaagggttttgtgtgtgtttttggagtcattttgtatatttctgtttttgttttgtttgtgatgagtcattttgtgtacttttgttgtcatttagtgtctttGGAGTTGTTTCTATGTaactttgttgtcgttttgtgtattttctagtgtcattttgtatgtttttttaatcatttgtagTCGTCTTATGTGTTTTCATgtaactttgttgttgtttggatcAACttgaacttgatttatatactgtacagtagcgctttatccctacactgcAGTAGTCCCatagtgctttacatatcagctcattcacactcacattcacacactaatgggacagagctgccatgcaaggcgcttcTCGAcgactgggagcaacttagggttcagtgtcttacccaaggacacttcgataCATGGACAAGTATAGACTGGAATCGAACCCCCAAACTCTCTagcacctgagccacggtcattgtgtgtttgtatgtaactttgttctcattttgtatatttttagtgtcatttagtgtatttctggtgtcattttgtgtatttcttaatattttttgtgtatatctgtAGTCATCTTGGGTGTTTATATgtaactttgttgttgttttgtatatttttagtgtcattttgtgtattttcagtcatttttgtgtatttttagaattaatttatgtatttttgctgttgttttgggtgtgattttttctttttctgtgtcCGAAGCCATTTTCTGCGTCGGCCGATAATATCAGTGAGCCGATGATATTGCATAATCTCTAAATCTCTCTTTGACAAACTgttacaaacgttgctcactgaggacagcTGCTGGCCAATATTTACGGGGTGTTGttttaggatattagacccactttagtcgtttttaaaagccctttgtgcagtcactcctgtagattcttcacagctttcaacttatcctgagttaccgtCACtgcctgtcaacattgagccgtccaaacaacaacaaattcgACAATGCACACCCTTGaaacaagcagcagccatgttgaaagtctcaggtcaatctgagccttaTTCGCAgaaatatttgaggaacacacacacagacagacagacagacagacagaggttccttgctttatagagaGCAGAGAGCAggatgttcttattgattttccaGTGTGGTAAATATAGataattttttgtcctttcacAGGATCGTCCTTTGAGACCAACAACCATCATCGTCTCATCCATTTCAACAACTCAGGCCAGTCTGTGGAGTCGGTTAATGATGGATTCAGCTCCTACCTGGTCAGTTTTACCTTCAACTAAAAACTACACACACTTTTCCTGCTGTGTTGTGTCCTGAGACAGGCAAAAAGTCATGTGAccttccttttgtttttaaacagagaGCTCAAGCCCCTCTGACTCGCTCCGACAGCGGTAACTCCGACGACAACTATGTGCCCATGAACCCCGGCTCGTCGCCGCTCAGCGCCGCTCAGGCTGACAGTCCAAAGAATATCTACATTCCTATGAGCCCCGGGCCACATCACTTTGATTTCCCAGGATTCTCTGCAACGCTACCTGCCCGCAAGGGGAGCAGTGCCTCGCTGTGTCACAGGCCCGGTCGCCTCAGTGATGTCACGCCGCCGCCCATCAACCGTAACCTCAAACCCAACAGGAAATGTGAGTCCAAACGGAGCCCGAGAAGGTTCAACTTGTTTCTGTTTGAAAAACTGTTTCTCTAAAGTCTGtcatagttgttttttgtttttttttaccgttgTGGTGATACTTGTTGacagttttctctttttttgcttCTCACAGCAAAGCCAACGCCTCTCGATCTGAAGAACAATGGGATCATTGATGAGCTGCCATTTAAGAGCCCAGTCACAATGTCCTGGACCCGACCTTTGTGAGTCGTTGATCAGATTGTAAtagtgagaaaaaaatatataatataatttaatcagcctgcatctaaaatctgagaTATATTTTGAGGTTATTATTCATGGTCTTCTAatctactttttatttattctttttattgtaGGATATACttatgtttaagttaaactagTGGCTATTTTACACttacatatattttttgtttttatgtaatttattgaggttatttttcacctgacttctattttttttgtctatctATTTTATTCGAATGCAGTATGTTCTtattttatcattatattaataccattatttaatattgtcatataatatattattattactattattttgtgtaattatattagcttacaatgtatttaaacccattggttaataataaataggtcagtttttctttctgtttgaggaacatcacttgattaagccttttccaacattttacacTACaatataagtaataaaagtatgtatgactcATGCTGATGTATCGtgagtgaaaaagttgtattgggacatgcCTATAAGATTACACAaagctgctctctctctctcacacacacacacacacacacacacacacacacacacacacacacacacacacgcacacactctttGATGTATTCACGTGCAGTTTTTCCTGCTTTGCTCCAGGCCTGCGATGAACTCCATGTCCTCCCAGCATTGTCGTCCCATATCCACACAGAGCATCACCAGCACTGACTCTGCAGACAGTGAGGAGAACTACGTGGCTATGGTGAGTCCCAGtagctgctactgctgctgcagGGGAATCACACAgagcacattgtgttctttgctTTAACGTTCCATTTGtttagtgtgtgagtgaatCCTGAATCCTCTCCTCTCCCCGTGCGTCCATTAGCAGAACCCAGCATCTACCTCCCCAGCCATGAGCGGCACCAGCAGTCCTGCACCACGGAAGTGCGGCAACGTGGACTACTTAGCCTTAGACTTCCAACCGGGCTCTCCAAGCCCACACAgaaaagtaaaacacatgggtttattaaagggtacctgtagtggaaatgtatataacaaaaaacttgtttaatgtattaccaataaccAAAATATGtgcgctttaaaaaaaaaaaaaaacacgcattTTTTATACATTGgcgcataaactatggagaacTGCCATTTTGGTCAGAATATGATGCACTTTCATCGATTGGCATGGCCTGTTGCGTTAAATAAATGGTGCATCATGGGAGGTTGAGGCAtaacaggtctgtttacattgtgggaagtgtaaTTTTTCTGTTGGCTCTCACCGCAAAGTAGCCATGTGTAACCGCTCTTTCAgtcagggttgggttcaattccatttttcaattacaatagcatctttaattattcatgttcaattacaactcagttatgattacggtgaccagcattttttcccaattccaattagaatcacaattatttccccccctcaaagtcaattacgaatggatcatcaagactattggtcctcctaattatCAATAATTCTAGTGATATGTTTACGTGCGCATATGCACTTTTCACTTAAcagtggcgagtctgacatagtgggagaAGTGCAAATCTTCGTTTGGAAAGTATgcttgtatgagcgatgccgacaccaacttgtaaacagagctgtgctcGAGGAATACTGGGCTTGTGCACTCTCTCTCGCACACgtttaataggcgttccctcttgagAGCAGGAAGAGTATTGCGCACGTGCATTTcttcaaaaagtggagaggacgtttcttttctaaactttggggAAATCCTCTTTTATACCTTTAAATCAGCTGTTAAATACACCAAAAATCAGCAGAAACAAGCCATCGCTTAGTAGTTAGGTATTAGAAGTGCCAAATATGGCTATCAAATGCGAAGAAAGCTGCGTGAAAGAATAGATATAACTTTTGGCttggtgcccattagcttagcccattagcttagcccatagATCCCTCTCATTGCAGCTCCGCTTGAGGTGGTCTTTGCATATCACCGAATTTCATCCGAACAGAAAAGTTTTAAGTGTGTTTCCTGCACcgatattatggagccaacgtctgggtaactctgacttagtgtcaTTATTTGGCTTTGAGACGCAAAAGAAATGTTtcgggttttttttgttgttatagcaaccattggctCTACACTATGCCATTGTTCTGAAAAGTGCAGCATCCAGGTTGTATATGACAAGAGGATTAAATATTGCCTTTCTCACCAACTACCTGGTTCTTGTGTGCCCCCTGCACCCACTCAGTATACAGAATTAGCCTAAGAGACAGAGTTGTGGTTaccagcagaaacgagccatggttgagtagttaggtgttggaagtgcaaAAACATGGTGAGCAACGGcgatgaaagctgcgtgaaaggatgTCTGTTCATTGATTGGATGATGCTCCACTACCTCTGAGGATGAGCACCTGATTTTCCGGACTTTTTGTGAAGGAATTCTGTCGGGACCACTTCTAACTTCGGCTTTGTGcacattagcttagcccattagcttagcccgcaGATGCTTCTCATAGTGGTTTGGCTTGAAGTG is a window of Gouania willdenowi chromosome 13, fGouWil2.1, whole genome shotgun sequence DNA encoding:
- the gab2 gene encoding GRB2-associated-binding protein 2 isoform X2, producing MSGGEIIFQGWLRKSPPEKKLRRYAWKKRWFILRSGRMSGDPDVLEYYKNDHSKKPIRVIDLHCCEQVDAGLTFKRKEFQDSFVFDIKTSDRTFYLVAETEEEMNNWVRSICQLCGFNQSDDGRDTRLHPNMPRSVGADVSVSTAPLTNERKSSAPIHSSQPVLFTFDVPVRHSHHGSLSNSAPQDYLLLHQCMSRKTESARSASFSQSTRSNVFAGSDSAVQKLSHGFSHCLNGMGAQLHGFYSLPKPGKHKLPLHDDSSQEACYVLPRGFSSEAPPHSALGDAELENEEVYSFKTPCNALATAHSNERSPDNYDLPTTPGSFYQIPRTFDKNHNALTPSSSDSTSAPPPPRPPKPNQGEGLWGSPPSAGSQNGEVTSTVSVIPRRNTLPAVENIRLHRGSSFETNNHHRLIHFNNSGQSVESVNDGFSSYLRAQAPLTRSDSGNSDDNYVPMNPGSSPLSAAQADSPKNIYIPMSPGPHHFDFPGFSATLPARKGSSASLCHRPGRLSDVTPPPINRNLKPNRKSKPTPLDLKNNGIIDELPFKSPVTMSWTRPLPAMNSMSSQHCRPISTQSITSTDSADSEENYVAMNPASTSPAMSGTSSPAPRKCGNVDYLALDFQPGSPSPHRKPSTSSVTSDEKVDYVQVDKEKTQALQSTMQEWTDVRQSAEPAKVVKS
- the gab2 gene encoding GRB2-associated-binding protein 2 isoform X1, with the protein product MSGGEIIFQGWLRKSPPEKKLRRYAWKKRWFILRSGRMSGDPDVLEYYKNDHSKKPIRVIDLHCCEQVDAGLTFKRKEFQDSFVFDIKTSDRTFYLVAETEEEMNNWVRSICQLCGFNQSDDGRDTRLHPNMPRSVGADVSVSTAPLTNERKSSAPIHSSQPVLFTFDVPVRHSHHGSLSNSAPQDYLLLHQCMSRKTESARSASFSQSTRSNVFAGSDSAVQKLSHGFSHCLNGMGAQLHGFYSLPKPGKHKLPLHDDSSQEACYVLPRGFSSEAPPHSALGDAELENEEVYSFKTPCNALATAHSNERSPDNYDLPTTPGSFYQIPRTFDKNHNALTPSSSDSTSAPPPPRPPKPNQGEGLWGSPPSAGSQNGEVTSTVSVIPRRNTLPAVENIRLHRGSSFETNNHHRLIHFNNSGQSVESVNDGFSSYLRAQAPLTRSDSGNSDDNYVPMNPGSSPLSAAQADSPKNIYIPMSPGPHHFDFPGFSATLPARKGSSASLCHRPGRLSDVTPPPINRNLKPNRKSKPTPLDLKNNGIIDELPFKSPVTMSWTRPLPAMNSMSSQHCRPISTQSITSTDSADSEENYVAMQNPASTSPAMSGTSSPAPRKCGNVDYLALDFQPGSPSPHRKPSTSSVTSDEKVDYVQVDKEKTQALQSTMQEWTDVRQSAEPAKVVKS